ACTCCGCCGCTCGCTGCAGAGCCGGCACATGCAGATGATCGCGCTCGGCGGCGTGATCGGCGCGGGACTCTTCGTCGGCAGCGGCGTCGTCGTGAAAGCTGCCGGCCCGGCGGCGGTGCTCTCGTTCGCGATCACCGGCGCGCTCGTCGTGTTGGTGATGCGCATGCTCGGCGAGATGGCCGTCGCGTTTCCCGCCATCGGGGGCTTCTACGAGTACTCGCGGCTCGCGCTCGGCGAGCGCGCGGGCTTCCTCACGGGCTTCATGTACTGGTACTTCTGGGTGATCGTGGTCGCGCTCGAAGCGGTCGCGGGCGCGGACTTGTTACGGGTGTGGTTCCCCGACGTCGCGCCGTGGATCTTCACGCTCTCGCTCACCGCGCTGTTCATGGCGCTGAACCTGCTCTCGGTGCGCACGTGGGGCGAGACGGAGTTCTGGTTCGCGTCGAT
The Deltaproteobacteria bacterium genome window above contains:
- a CDS encoding amino acid permease; translated protein: MQMIALGGVIGAGLFVGSGVVVKAAGPAAVLSFAITGALVVLVMRMLGEMAVAFPAIGGFYEYSRLALGERAGFLTGFMYWYFWVIVVALEAVAGADLLRVWFPDVAPWIFTLSLTALFMALNLLSVRTWGETEFWFASIKVAAIVAFLIAGSAWALGLWPGADGGFANLTAHGGFFP